The Neochlamydia sp. S13 genome has a segment encoding these proteins:
- a CDS encoding leucine-rich repeat domain-containing protein translates to MDLGLSRVGLTCLPAEICQLSQLQWLNLNQNQLTSLPTEIGQLPELRTLYLNQNQLTALPEEIGQLSRLLELYLDGNQLTSLPREIGQLSHLQELHLNNNQLTFLPAEIGQLSKLRVLDLNQNQLTSLPVEIGQLSQLLILELAENPLKDIAEKIRQRFQL, encoded by the coding sequence GTGGATTTAGGTTTATCTAGAGTAGGTTTGACTTGTTTACCCGCAGAAATATGCCAGTTATCTCAGCTGCAATGGCTTAACTTAAATCAAAACCAGCTCACCAGCCTGCCTACAGAAATCGGGCAGCTGCCTGAGCTGCGAACCCTTTACTTAAATCAAAACCAGCTCACCGCTCTGCCTGAAGAAATTGGGCAATTGTCTCGCCTGCTAGAGCTTTACTTAGACGGCAACCAGCTCACTTCTCTTCCTAGAGAGATAGGGCAGCTATCCCATCTACAAGAGCTTCACTTAAACAATAATCAGCTTACATTCCTTCCTGCAGAAATCGGGCAGCTGTCTAAGCTACGAGTGCTTGACTTAAATCAAAACCAGCTCACCAGTCTTCCTGTAGAGATCGGGCAATTGTCTCAGCTTCTCATACTTGAATTAGCGGAAAATCCTTTGAAAGATATTGCAGAAAAAATAAGGCAGCGTTTTCAATTGTAG